A genomic stretch from Bifidobacterium sp. ESL0769 includes:
- a CDS encoding ABC transporter permease subunit (The N-terminal region of this protein, as described by TIGR01726, is a three transmembrane segment that identifies a subfamily of ABC transporter permease subunits, which specificities that include histidine, arginine, glutamine, glutamate, L-cystine (sic), the opines (in Agrobacterium) octopine and nopaline, etc.) has protein sequence MNELMQLFSQYNVPGAFLVNIELTLWSALFSLILGVILLMMRISPISSLRTVASAYVEFFKNMPLTIIMVFMVLGAFAQLKLTFSNTFATNFFWLAVTGLSLYTAAFVCESLRSGINTVPLGQAEAARALGLNFMQSATQIILPQAFRGSVAPLGNTLIALLKNSTVAAAASVATETSSLMSEMIEFHANSIVAIFLIFAFGYVILIIPIGALTTFLSNKLAVQR, from the coding sequence ATGAATGAACTCATGCAATTGTTCAGCCAATACAATGTGCCGGGCGCCTTCCTCGTCAACATCGAGCTGACACTCTGGTCCGCGCTGTTCTCTCTGATTCTTGGCGTCATCCTACTGATGATGCGCATCTCGCCGATATCCTCGCTGCGCACTGTGGCAAGCGCCTACGTCGAGTTCTTCAAGAACATGCCATTGACCATCATCATGGTCTTCATGGTGCTTGGTGCTTTTGCACAGCTCAAACTTACGTTCTCCAACACCTTCGCCACGAACTTCTTCTGGCTTGCAGTCACCGGCCTTTCGCTCTACACGGCGGCGTTCGTCTGCGAATCATTGCGTTCCGGTATCAACACCGTTCCGCTGGGCCAGGCCGAAGCGGCACGTGCGCTGGGACTCAACTTCATGCAGTCGGCCACGCAAATCATCCTGCCTCAGGCCTTCCGCGGTTCCGTGGCGCCCCTGGGCAACACGCTGATCGCATTGCTCAAGAATTCGACGGTTGCGGCCGCGGCGTCGGTGGCCACCGAAACGTCCAGCCTGATGAGCGAGATGATCGAATTCCACGCGAATTCCATCGTTGCCATCTTCCTGATTTTCGCGTTCGGCTACGTCATCCTGATCATTCCCATCGGGGCGCTGACCACGTTCCTTTCCAACAAACTTGCGGTACAGAGGTGA
- a CDS encoding glutamate ABC transporter substrate-binding protein encodes MKPSFNHLSRVWRRVLAAFCALACVFTVAACGSSNEAGKIRIGIKFDQPGVGFKKSGTYVGFDVDVARYIARKLGYSDDEIVWKEAPSKQREAMLQNGDVDMIVASYSITDERKKAVSFAGPYFVAGQDLMVRKDDHEITGPDSLNGKRLCSVTGSTSAEVVKQKFASKVQLMEQPGYAECATALFSGIVDAVTTDDIILAGLASNARGRLRLIGKPFTQEYYGVGVKKGNIKFAKKIDKAIAQMEKDGSWQRYINDNTRGVKYKPNMKYNPPKPDLGETGAAK; translated from the coding sequence ATGAAACCATCATTCAATCATCTTTCGCGCGTTTGGCGCAGGGTCCTCGCGGCCTTCTGCGCGTTGGCATGCGTGTTCACCGTAGCCGCGTGCGGCTCAAGCAATGAGGCGGGCAAGATCCGTATCGGCATCAAATTTGACCAGCCTGGCGTCGGCTTCAAGAAATCCGGCACCTACGTCGGCTTCGACGTGGACGTGGCGCGCTACATCGCCCGCAAGCTGGGTTATTCGGACGACGAGATTGTCTGGAAGGAAGCGCCAAGCAAGCAGCGTGAAGCCATGCTGCAGAACGGTGACGTCGACATGATCGTCGCCAGCTATTCCATCACCGACGAGCGCAAGAAGGCCGTCAGCTTCGCCGGGCCGTATTTCGTGGCTGGGCAGGACCTTATGGTCCGCAAAGACGACCACGAGATTACCGGCCCCGACAGTCTCAATGGCAAACGTCTCTGTTCGGTGACCGGCTCAACGTCAGCCGAAGTAGTCAAGCAGAAGTTCGCCTCCAAAGTGCAGCTGATGGAACAGCCGGGTTACGCTGAATGCGCGACGGCCCTATTCAGCGGCATCGTCGACGCGGTGACGACTGATGACATCATCCTCGCCGGCCTCGCCTCCAACGCGCGTGGCAGGTTGCGCCTGATCGGCAAGCCCTTCACGCAGGAATATTACGGTGTCGGGGTCAAGAAGGGCAATATCAAATTCGCCAAGAAAATCGACAAGGCCATCGCCCAGATGGAAAAGGATGGTTCCTGGCAGCGCTACATCAACGACAACACGCGTGGTGTGAAATATAAGCCGAATATGAAATACAATCCGCCCAAGCCGGACCTGGGAGAGACGGGAGCCGCGAAATGA
- a CDS encoding amino acid ABC transporter ATP-binding protein gives MKTRENGASDLAMDENHPLVELSHVEKHFGKLHVLKDINLKVNKGEVLVVVGPSGSGKSTMCRTINRLETIDSGTIRIDGQPLPQEGKDLANLRAEVGMVFQQFNLFANKTILQNVTLAPVKVRHMDKKDADDLGMDLLARVGVESQANKMPSQLSGGQQQRVAIARALAMQPKIMLFDEPTSALDPEMVNEVLDVMIKLASEGMTMICVTHEMGFARKAADRIVFMADGKILEKGTPDEFFDHPKTERAKDFLSKILTH, from the coding sequence ATGAAGACGCGTGAAAACGGCGCGTCGGACCTCGCGATGGATGAGAACCATCCGCTGGTCGAGCTCTCGCACGTCGAAAAGCATTTCGGCAAGCTCCATGTCCTCAAAGACATCAACCTCAAGGTTAACAAGGGCGAGGTGCTTGTCGTTGTCGGGCCTTCCGGTTCCGGCAAATCCACGATGTGCCGCACCATCAACCGGCTTGAGACCATCGATTCCGGCACCATCCGCATCGATGGCCAGCCGTTGCCGCAGGAAGGCAAGGATCTGGCGAACCTGCGCGCCGAGGTCGGCATGGTCTTCCAGCAGTTCAACCTTTTCGCCAACAAGACCATCCTTCAGAACGTTACGCTCGCACCGGTCAAGGTACGTCACATGGATAAAAAGGATGCCGACGACCTCGGCATGGATCTTCTGGCCCGCGTTGGTGTGGAGAGCCAGGCCAACAAGATGCCCTCGCAGCTTTCCGGCGGCCAACAGCAGCGCGTCGCCATCGCCCGTGCACTGGCCATGCAGCCCAAGATCATGCTCTTCGACGAGCCCACCAGCGCCCTCGACCCGGAAATGGTCAACGAGGTGCTCGACGTGATGATCAAACTTGCGAGCGAAGGCATGACGATGATTTGTGTGACTCACGAGATGGGCTTCGCGCGCAAGGCGGCCGATCGCATCGTCTTCATGGCCGACGGCAAGATTCTCGAGAAGGGAACGCCGGATGAGTTCTTCGACCATCCGAAGACCGAACGTGCCAAGGACTTCCTCTCCAAGATCCTCACGCACTGA
- the aspS gene encoding aspartate--tRNA ligase has translation MSQTAYRTHHATEVTEELIGQKVTLAGWVDRRRDHGGVAFIDLRDSTGLVQIVIYDEEIARPLRSEFVVQVVGEVRERPDGNENEHLSTGKVEVVVESLKVLAKSDALPFQVSTALENEAENKLPGEDVRLKYRYLDLRRPSMQKNLKLRSDMTRAARHALEDMDFTEVETPTFIKSTPEGARDFVVPARLVPGSWYALPQSPQLLKQLLMVGGVERYFQLARCYRDEDFRADRQPEFTQLDMEMSYVDQEDVMAMAEKVIAAIWKTQGYDVKLPIDRITWQDAMDKYGSDKPDLRFGNPIVELTDYFKNTPFRVFQAPYVGAVVFEGGADTPRRQFDAWQEWARQRGAKGLAYVQFTGDGTLKGPVAKNLSDEERNGLKEAVGAKDGDAVFFAAGTRESSQLLLGAARVEIARRAGLLDPKKFAFTWVVDFPLFKCTDDPDDDDVAVGHSKWTSMHHPFTMPSADWIDKFDRDPEHAMSDSYDIVCNGEEMGGGSVRIHRNDIQERVLDVLGIGEEEAQEKFGFLLEAFKYGAPPHAGIALGWDRTVSLLAGVDTIRDVIAFPKAGGGRDPLTGAPAPISDAQRAETGVDYDPDEDKD, from the coding sequence ATGAGCCAGACGGCTTATAGAACACACCATGCCACTGAAGTGACCGAGGAATTGATCGGTCAGAAGGTAACCCTTGCGGGCTGGGTCGATCGCAGGCGCGACCACGGCGGCGTCGCTTTCATTGATTTGCGCGACAGCACCGGCCTGGTGCAGATCGTCATCTACGACGAGGAGATTGCCCGCCCGCTGCGCAGCGAGTTCGTGGTGCAGGTCGTCGGCGAGGTGCGTGAGCGCCCGGACGGCAACGAAAACGAACACCTTTCTACTGGCAAGGTCGAGGTCGTGGTCGAAAGCCTCAAGGTGCTGGCCAAGTCCGACGCGCTGCCGTTCCAGGTTTCCACAGCCCTCGAAAATGAGGCCGAGAACAAGCTTCCCGGTGAGGACGTTCGTCTGAAGTATCGTTATCTCGATCTTCGTCGTCCTTCCATGCAGAAGAACCTCAAGCTTCGTAGCGACATGACTCGTGCGGCACGCCATGCGCTGGAAGATATGGACTTCACCGAGGTGGAGACCCCGACCTTCATCAAGTCCACGCCTGAAGGTGCACGCGACTTCGTGGTGCCGGCACGCTTGGTACCCGGTTCCTGGTATGCGTTGCCTCAGTCCCCGCAGCTGTTGAAGCAGCTGCTGATGGTCGGTGGTGTCGAGCGCTATTTCCAGCTTGCGCGCTGCTACCGTGACGAGGACTTCCGCGCCGACCGTCAGCCCGAGTTCACCCAGCTTGACATGGAAATGAGCTACGTGGATCAGGAAGACGTGATGGCCATGGCCGAGAAGGTCATCGCCGCCATTTGGAAGACCCAGGGCTACGACGTCAAGCTGCCGATCGACCGGATCACCTGGCAGGATGCCATGGACAAGTACGGTTCCGACAAGCCTGACCTGCGCTTCGGCAACCCGATCGTCGAGCTCACCGATTACTTCAAGAACACGCCGTTCCGCGTCTTCCAGGCGCCTTACGTCGGCGCTGTGGTATTCGAGGGTGGAGCCGACACCCCGCGTCGCCAGTTTGACGCGTGGCAGGAATGGGCACGCCAACGTGGGGCCAAGGGTCTTGCCTATGTCCAGTTCACCGGCGACGGCACCCTCAAGGGACCTGTAGCCAAGAACCTTTCCGACGAGGAACGCAACGGGCTCAAAGAGGCCGTGGGCGCCAAGGATGGGGATGCGGTGTTCTTCGCCGCCGGTACTCGCGAATCCTCTCAGCTGCTGCTCGGCGCCGCCCGCGTCGAGATTGCGCGTCGTGCAGGCCTGCTCGACCCGAAGAAGTTCGCCTTCACCTGGGTGGTCGACTTCCCACTCTTCAAGTGCACCGACGACCCGGACGACGACGATGTGGCCGTGGGCCATTCCAAGTGGACTTCCATGCACCATCCGTTCACCATGCCGAGCGCCGACTGGATCGATAAGTTCGATCGTGATCCGGAACACGCCATGAGCGATTCTTACGACATCGTCTGCAATGGCGAGGAAATGGGCGGCGGTTCGGTGCGTATCCACCGCAACGACATCCAGGAGCGTGTGCTGGACGTACTCGGTATCGGCGAAGAGGAAGCCCAAGAGAAGTTCGGCTTCCTGCTGGAAGCGTTCAAGTACGGCGCACCGCCTCACGCGGGCATCGCGCTCGGCTGGGATCGTACGGTCTCGCTGCTTGCCGGAGTTGACACCATCCGCGACGTCATCGCCTTCCCGAAGGCCGGCGGCGGCCGCGACCCGCTCACCGGTGCCCCGGCTCCGATTTCGGACGCCCAGCGTGCCGAGACCGGCGTCGATTATGATCCGGATGAGGATAAGGACTGA
- the hisS gene encoding histidine--tRNA ligase, protein MAKGASISGFPEWLPEERVVEQRVIDTVRRVFELNGFIGIETRAVEEGSSLLKKGETSKEIYLLSRLQEVGHESDTPIEHRLGLHFDLTVPLSRYVVEHSGQLAFPFKRWQIQKVWRGERPQEGRFREFVQADIDVIGNGELEDHYEVELPLVMVQALEQLRQFGLPKATVHANNRKLSEGFYRGLGLTDVEGVLREIDKLDKIGADEVVKLLVSECGATDVQARACLELAELTAADGKELLQKFDELCAKHDIAQDSDAYKLAREGLDTLAMIVDEAAITRPGSVIADLKIARGLDYYTGSVYETFLDGADQLGSICSGGRYDNLASQGNRKYPGVGLSIGLSRLVSYMLHTAGAHASRVSPAAVMVAVWNEDDRLDCNHIAVALRKRGIAADVAPKAVKLGKQIKYADKLGIPYVWFPADASSDGEGSDHDEVKNIITGEQVPADVKSWQPDTVYAQQTVSLDK, encoded by the coding sequence ATGGCAAAAGGCGCATCAATATCAGGATTTCCGGAATGGCTACCCGAAGAAAGGGTGGTCGAACAGCGTGTCATCGACACGGTCCGCAGGGTTTTCGAACTCAACGGATTCATTGGCATCGAGACCAGAGCAGTAGAGGAAGGCTCGAGTCTTCTGAAAAAAGGCGAGACAAGCAAAGAGATTTATCTTCTGTCCCGTCTGCAGGAGGTCGGCCACGAATCCGACACGCCCATCGAGCATCGCCTTGGCCTGCATTTCGATTTGACGGTTCCGCTGAGCCGTTACGTGGTCGAACACTCCGGCCAGCTTGCCTTCCCGTTCAAGCGCTGGCAGATTCAGAAGGTCTGGCGTGGCGAGCGTCCGCAGGAAGGCCGCTTCCGTGAGTTCGTCCAGGCCGATATCGATGTGATTGGCAACGGCGAACTTGAAGACCATTACGAAGTCGAGCTGCCGCTGGTTATGGTGCAGGCTCTTGAACAGCTGCGCCAGTTTGGTCTACCGAAGGCCACCGTGCATGCCAATAACCGCAAGCTTTCCGAAGGTTTCTACCGTGGACTCGGCCTGACCGACGTTGAAGGCGTCTTGCGCGAAATTGACAAGCTCGACAAGATAGGTGCCGACGAGGTGGTCAAGCTTCTGGTCAGCGAATGTGGCGCCACCGATGTCCAGGCGCGTGCCTGCCTCGAGCTTGCGGAGTTGACCGCCGCCGACGGCAAGGAGCTCTTGCAAAAGTTCGATGAGCTCTGCGCCAAGCACGATATCGCACAGGACAGCGATGCCTACAAGCTTGCTCGCGAGGGCCTCGATACCTTGGCGATGATCGTTGACGAAGCAGCCATCACCCGCCCTGGTTCCGTTATCGCGGATCTGAAGATTGCGCGTGGTCTTGATTATTACACCGGTTCTGTCTACGAGACGTTCTTGGATGGCGCGGATCAGCTTGGTTCGATTTGTTCCGGTGGCCGTTATGACAACCTCGCTTCGCAGGGTAATCGCAAGTATCCCGGTGTCGGCCTGTCCATTGGCCTTTCGCGCTTGGTCTCTTATATGCTGCACACCGCTGGTGCCCACGCCTCCCGCGTTTCGCCCGCAGCCGTCATGGTCGCGGTCTGGAACGAGGATGATCGCCTGGATTGCAATCATATCGCTGTTGCCTTGCGCAAGCGCGGCATTGCCGCCGACGTGGCTCCAAAGGCCGTGAAGCTCGGCAAGCAGATTAAATACGCTGACAAACTGGGCATTCCCTATGTTTGGTTCCCGGCCGACGCATCGAGCGACGGCGAAGGCAGTGACCATGACGAGGTGAAGAACATCATCACTGGCGAGCAGGTACCTGCCGATGTCAAGTCATGGCAACCCGATACTGTGTATGCTCAGCAAACCGTCTCTTTGGACAAGTAA
- a CDS encoding DUF349 domain-containing protein: MADEQVKQPENTNESNAQAAQPAADAQASATSTPVETEAAQAPVATETPKTEEATAPTASQAPKAGDTPDASATATPAPAKPAPKPHVPSPLAFAKKPAKHPVAAPAHTYSEADVKAAETFGRVDDKGTVYVREGETEREVGEFPGATNEEALTLYARRYLDLKAKLDLFATRLKAANIKPHEIDESIKTLGEETASPAIVGDIAALKAQYEELKKAGEAKKAELAAARKAALEKAIKERTAIVEKAEALANSLGENTNWRSTADKFRSLFEQWQEHQRTSIRIDKPTADALWKRFSAARTTFNQHRRKWAQARDASREETKRVKEEIIKEANEIKDSTDWGATSHQFNELMDRWKAAGRAGRKEDDELWAKFREACDVFFNARQADRDQMSSNEKDNLAKKEELLKKAEALVPVADEKAAKKARQALADIQDEWDQIGYVPREDMHRIESRLDAVDNKIKAVEQAAWQKSDPEADARVSSFETQLKAQLDELDKQIAAESDPAKKSKLEAEKATKEQWLNAVK, encoded by the coding sequence ATGGCCGACGAACAAGTCAAGCAACCCGAAAACACCAATGAATCCAACGCACAGGCAGCGCAGCCTGCCGCGGACGCACAGGCCAGCGCCACGTCCACACCAGTCGAGACGGAAGCCGCACAGGCACCCGTTGCGACTGAAACGCCCAAGACTGAAGAAGCCACCGCGCCTACCGCTTCACAAGCGCCGAAAGCCGGCGACACGCCGGACGCTTCTGCTACAGCAACTCCTGCTCCGGCCAAGCCTGCGCCAAAACCGCATGTCCCCTCCCCTTTGGCCTTTGCCAAGAAACCGGCGAAGCACCCGGTGGCAGCACCTGCCCACACATACTCCGAAGCCGACGTGAAGGCCGCTGAGACGTTCGGCCGTGTCGATGACAAGGGCACGGTGTACGTGCGTGAAGGCGAAACCGAGCGCGAAGTCGGTGAATTCCCCGGCGCCACCAACGAAGAAGCACTCACGCTTTATGCACGCCGTTACCTTGACCTCAAAGCTAAGCTCGATCTGTTCGCCACGCGTCTCAAGGCCGCGAACATCAAGCCTCATGAGATCGACGAATCCATCAAGACGCTCGGCGAAGAAACCGCAAGCCCCGCCATCGTCGGCGACATCGCCGCGCTCAAGGCACAGTACGAAGAGCTGAAGAAGGCCGGTGAAGCCAAGAAGGCCGAACTCGCCGCGGCACGCAAGGCCGCGCTCGAAAAGGCCATCAAGGAGCGAACCGCCATCGTCGAGAAGGCCGAGGCACTGGCAAATTCGCTGGGAGAGAACACGAATTGGCGTTCCACCGCAGACAAGTTCCGTTCGCTCTTCGAGCAATGGCAGGAACATCAGCGCACCAGCATCCGTATCGATAAGCCGACCGCCGACGCGTTGTGGAAACGCTTCTCCGCCGCTCGCACCACCTTCAACCAGCACCGTCGCAAGTGGGCCCAGGCCCGCGACGCTTCCCGCGAGGAGACCAAGCGCGTCAAGGAAGAGATCATCAAGGAAGCCAACGAGATCAAGGACTCCACCGACTGGGGTGCCACCTCGCACCAGTTCAACGAGCTCATGGACCGCTGGAAGGCCGCCGGTCGCGCCGGACGCAAGGAAGACGACGAGCTGTGGGCCAAGTTCCGCGAGGCCTGCGATGTCTTCTTCAACGCCCGTCAGGCCGACCGTGACCAGATGAGCTCCAACGAGAAGGACAACCTCGCCAAGAAGGAGGAGCTGCTGAAGAAGGCCGAGGCCTTGGTGCCGGTCGCCGACGAAAAGGCCGCCAAGAAGGCACGTCAGGCGCTGGCTGACATCCAAGACGAGTGGGATCAGATCGGCTACGTTCCTCGTGAAGACATGCACCGCATCGAAAGCCGCCTCGACGCCGTCGACAACAAGATCAAGGCCGTCGAACAGGCTGCCTGGCAGAAGAGTGACCCCGAGGCCGACGCCCGTGTCTCCAGCTTCGAGACCCAGCTCAAGGCGCAGCTCGATGAGCTCGACAAGCAAATCGCCGCCGAGTCCGACCCGGCCAAGAAGTCCAAGCTTGAGGCCGAAAAAGCCACCAAGGAACAGTGGCTCAACGCCGTGAAGTAA